A window of the Gossypium arboreum isolate Shixiya-1 chromosome 2, ASM2569848v2, whole genome shotgun sequence genome harbors these coding sequences:
- the LOC128289416 gene encoding glutamate receptor 3.5-like encodes MTKKGSELIEFSYPYFEVGPMLVMKEKPEPNQVFSFMMPFTNEMWCTLAAVTMFNAFVIWLVESRTGHESVGAIFWFPLATLFYGGHRELPMNNLTYFVSAPWLVLILVVSSTHTQSFTSMITTSSDTESASLLDIEDLKKTNAIVGCDMEDSVMLQYLVECIGFQRKNIKHIAQSSIDDYAKALSTGNIKASCKILERFQILGPQP; translated from the exons ATGACCAAAAAAGGGTCCGAGCTCATAGAATTCTCATATCCGTATTTCGAAGTAGGCCCAATGCTAGTGATGAAGGAAAAACCTGAACCAAACCAAGTTTTTTCTTTCATGATGCCTTTCACCAATGAGATGTGGTGTACTTTGGCAGCTGTGACGATGTTCAATGCTTTTGTTATTTGGTTAGTTGAGTCTAGAACTGGTCATGAATCTGTTGGAGCTATCTTCTGGTTCCCTTTGGCGACCCTCTTCTATGGAGGGCATA GGGAATTACCGATGAACAACTTAACATATTTTGTGTCGGCCCCATGGTTGGTCTTGATCCTGGTTGTTTCTTCGACCCATACACAAAGCTTTACTTCCATGATAACAACAAGCTCAGACACCGAGTCAGCATCTTTATTAGATATAGAAGATCTCAAGAAAACAAATGCTATTGTGGGTTGTGACATGGAAGATTCAGTTATGTTGCAGTATTTAGTGGAGTGCATTGGGTTCCAAAGAAAGAACATCAAGCACATTGCTCAATCTTCAATCGATGATTATGCTAAAGCTCTATCAACTGGAAATATAAAGGCTTCTTGCAAAATACTGGAAAGGTTTCAGATCTTGGGTCCCCAACCGTAA
- the LOC128289427 gene encoding uncharacterized protein LOC128289427: protein MRNFILPFPAAQTNGDYSVSIFKEKQKDFLVIRGMSVKLLAFVLLLILSSNCSGIRDGKDQKDTKDDSRMMRCNTATDAHQIQLQFHRSPGNVTPIDLEDHYQNYVAIRNLTSHRLPILCTVTSYENAFVVEINTFTKRAKANVLCALPAKDKATMGNESSTSYMSRHMYEIAREIASLIGNYLWMKPETSVYEEYDRISDLDIVTFNLNSRNPTPNTGGIIQMAATLSFSTSKPVHYYTEISIAVLVRSIPMQFLNISQDEKNHNEAHITGFWIDLFKEAIAVMPINTTYKLVPFYGSDDQLFMALARRVSL, encoded by the exons ATGAGAAATTTTATCTTGCCTTTCCCTGCTGCTCAAACCAACGGAGACTATTCAGTTTCAATTTTCAAGGAGAAACAGAAGGATTTTCTAGTTATTAGAGGCATGTCTGTCAAGCTTTTGGCTTTTGTTTTGCTATTAATACTGTCATCAAATTGTAGTGGAATAAGAGACGGAAAAGATCAGAAAGATACGAAGGATGATTCACGTATGATGCGTTGTAACACAGCCACAGATGCACATCAAATCCAATTACAATTCCACCGTTCGCCTGGGAATGTTACACCCATAGATCTCGAGG ATCATTATCAAAATTATGTGGCCATCAGAAATCTGACTTCACACAGGTTACCAATTCTATGTACCGTCACAAGTTATGAAAATGCATTCGTTGTGGAAATCAATACGTTTACCAAGAGAGCCAAGGCCAACGTACTTTGTGCGCTTCCTGCAAAAGATAAAGCAACAATGGGAAACGAATCTTCGACGAGTTACATGTCTCGTCATATGTACGAAATTGCTCGCGAAATTGCTAGTCTAATCGGCAACTACCTGTGGATGAAGCCTGAGACATCTGTCTACGAGGAATATGATAGAATTAGTGATTTAGACATAGTCACTTTCAACTTGAACAGCCGCAATCCAACGCCGAATACAGGTGGGATCATTCAAATGGCTGCAACTTTATCGTTTTCGACATCCAAGCCAGTTCACTATTATACAGAGATAAGCATTGCCGTACTAGTAAGATCAATTCCCATGCAGTTTCTTAACATAAGCCAGGACGAGAAGAACCATAATGAAGCACACATAACAGGGTTTTGGATTGATCTTTTTAAAGAAGCTATTGCAGTGATGCCAATCAATACCACTTATAAACTGGTTCCTTTCTACGGTTCTGATGATCAATTGTTTATGGCACTTGCTCGCAGGGTTAGTTTGTGA
- the LOC108472200 gene encoding glutamate receptor 3.1-like: MRVKITSTLHFANSHSFWLLGASSRCCLIRAMVGLALKGGQISTDRPYNLVPFYGSDDQLFKELARRTFDAAIGLAVMTKERSQVVEFSYPYIEVGPVVVIKENLEMNQFFSFMIPFTNKMWFTLAAITVFNAFVIRLVESGAGHESVGAIFWIPLVTLFYGGHKESPRNSLTNFVLAPWFILILVVSSTYTVSFTSMITSLDTESSSYLDIEILKKTNATVGCDMEDSIMLQHLVEVIGFQTKNIKHIAQSSFDDYAKALSTGNIKAAFFWTPYAEVFLAKYCKGFRAWSPSHDLRGSLIIVPQGSSFGSHMSEAMELLIRSGKLKQMKEDMLSLLYCSSSTNDGTMKRGIGPGPFSGFFILSGSASAIALAITVIRLLRRRWERLVQGMLMGRELWVWLTTLFSRNQRGNKLQVQLARIS, translated from the exons ATGCGAGTGAAGATCACGTCGACACTCCATTTTGCAAACAGCCATAGTTTTTGGCTTCTTGGCGCCTCCTCAAGATGTTGCCTCATCCGAGCAATGGTGGGATTGGCTCTCAAGGGAG GCCAAATCTCAACAGATAGACCTTATAATCTGGTTCCTTTCTACGGGTCTGATGATCAGCTGTTTAAGGAACTTGCTCGCAGG ACTTTTGATGCAGCCATTGGCTTAGCAGTAATGACCAAGGAACGATCCCAGGTTGTAGAATTCTCATATCCATATATTGAAGTAGGCCCGGTGGTAGTGATTAAGGAGAACCTTGAAATGAACCAATTTTTTTCATTCATGATCCCTTTCACCAACAAGATGTGGTTTACTTTGGCTGCTATCACGGTGTTCAATGCCTTTGTTATTCGATTAGTTGAATCTGGAGCTGGCCATGAATCTGTTGGAGCTATCTTCTGGATCCCTTTGGTGACCCTCTTCTATGGAGGGCATA AAGAATCACCGAGGAACAGCTTAACTAATTTTGTGCTGGCCCCATGGTTCATCCTGATCCTGGTTGTTTCTTCAACCTATACAGTAAGCTTTACTTCCATGATAACAAGCTTAGACACCGAGTCATCATCTTACTTAGATATAGAAATTCTCAAGAAAACAAATGCAACTGTGGGTTGTGATATGGAAGATTCAATTATGTTGCAGCATTTAGTGGAGGTCATTGGGTTCCAAACAAAGAATATCAAGCACATTGCTCAATCTTCATTTGATGATTATGCAAAGGCTCTATCAACTGGAAATATAAAGGCTGCATTCTTTTGGACGCCGTATGCCGAAGTTTTCCTTGCAAAATACTGCAAAGGTTTCAGAGCTTGGAGCCCAAGCCATGACCTACGCGGTTCTTTAATT ATCGTTCCGCAGGGTTCTTCTTTCGGTTCACATATGTCAGAGGCCATGGAGCTATTAATACGAAGTGGGAAACTCAAGCAAATGAAGGAAGACATGCTATCTCTTTTATATTGTTCGAGTTCAACTAATGATGGTACCATGAAACGAGGAATAGGACCTGGACCCTTCTcgggtttttttattttatcaggCTCGGCGTCTGCAATTGCATTGGCGATCACGGTCATTCGACTATTGAGAAGACGTTGGGAGAGGCTGGTTCAAGGAATGTTGATGGGTAGAGAGCTTTGGGTGTGGCTGACTACTTTGTTTTCTCGAAACCAGAGGGGAAATAAGCTTCAGGTTCAACTAGCAAGGATTAGTTGA
- the LOC128289433 gene encoding uncharacterized protein LOC128289433 — protein MQGATFTKPFSIVLLLLLSSKCSGTIDEDDQEDVEADVFTHFVFARDTHQIQLQFNHLHGEVKPIDLDDHYQNCVAIKNLTTHRHRLPILCTVTKYETAFSMEVNEFAKRTKATVLCALPARAEATMINESSTSYMSRHMYEIVRDIARAIGDFPWMKIKPGLTRYKSNGISDLDIVTFSLNSRQPQNASGIVQLDATLSFLASKPVHCYNELSIGVPVRSIPRQFINISHDKKNYKETQITGFWVDIFKEATSMMSVDSVRTKLAATIYKQL, from the exons ATGCAGGGGGCAAcctttaccaagcctttttctaTTGTATTGCTATTATTACTATCATCAAAGTGTAGTGGGACAATAGATGAAGATGATCAAGAAGATGTAGAAGCTGATGTATTTACGCATTTTGTCTTCGCCAGAGATACACACCAAATCCAATTACAATTCAACCATTTGCATGGGGAAGTTAAACCCATAGATCTCGATG ATCATTATCAAAACTGTGTGGCCATAAAAAACCTGACTACGCACAGACACAGGTTACCAATTCTTTGTACTGTCACAAAATATGAAACTGCATTTTCTATGGAAGTAAATGAGTTTGCCAAGAGAACCAAGGCGACCGTACTTTGTGCTCTACCTGCAAGAGCTGAAGCAACAATGATAAATGAATCATCAACGAGTTACATGTCTCGTCATATGTATGAAATTGTTCGCGATATTGCTAGAGCAATCGGAGACTTCCCGTGGATGAAGATAAAACCTGGATTGACTAGGTACAAGTCCAATGGAATTAGTGATTTAGACATCGTCACTTTTAGCTTGAACAGCCGCCAACCACAAAATGCTAGTGGGATTGTTCAACTGGATGCAACTTTATCGTTTTTGGCATCTAAGCCGGTTCACTGTTATAACGAGTTAAGCATTGGTGTACCAGTAAGATCGATTCCCAGGCAGTTTATTAACATAAGCCATGACAAGAAGAACTACAAGGAAACACAAATAACAGGGTTTTGGGTAGATATTTTTAAAGAAGCTACTTCAATGATGTCAGTGGATAGTGTTAGAACAAAGTTAGCAGCAACAATATACAAACAACTATAA
- the LOC108473946 gene encoding glutamate receptor 3.1-like: protein MGDSVSIFKEKYKGFLVIRGMSAKFFAFVLLLILSSKCSGIRDGDDQKDREDDSCLMSCNTASDAHHIQLKFNHSPGNVTPIDLYDEYQNHVATKNLTSHRLPILCIVTSYETAFSAETNAFTRRAKANVLCALPAIDKATMGNESSTSYISRHMYKIAREIAGLISNGLWLKPGTSVYEESDRISDLDIVNFNLNSRNPTPNSGGIIQMAATLSFSTCKPVHYYTEISIAVPVRSIPMQFLNIRQSEKNHNEAQITGFWIDIFKEAIAVMSINTTYKLVPFYGSDDQLFKALARRTFDAAIGLAVMTKKGSELIEFSYPYFGVGPMLVMKEKPELNQVFSFMMPFTNEMSCTLAAMTVFNAFVIWLVESGAGHESIFWFPLATLFYGEHRESPRSNLTYFLLAPWLVLILVVSSTYTQSFTSMITTSSDTESSSCLDIEDLKKTNAIVGCDTEDSIMLQHLVEYIGFQRENIKHIPQSSIDDYAKTLSTGKIKAAFFWEPYWGLFLAKYCKGFRSWGPDCNLRGSSVIFPRGSPFAPYMSEAMVRLYGSGKFKRMKGDLLSFPECSSSTIDVTMKRRIGPGPFLGLFILSGTASAVAILITIIRPMRRRWERLAQGMLMGKGLWVWLTTLFSRDQRGNQLQVQLARITFTSQAQITSS, encoded by the exons ATGGGAGATTCAGTTTCCATTTTCAAGGAGAAATACAAAGGTTTTCTTGTCATTAGAGGCATGTCTGCTAAGTTTTTTGCTTTTGTTTTGCTATTAATACTGTCATCAAAGTGTAGTGGGATAAGAGATGGAGATGATCAGAAAGATAGAGAGGATGATTCATGTTTGATGAGTTGTAACACAGCCTCAGATGCACACCATATCCAGTTAAAATTCAACCATTCGCCTGGGAATGTTACACCCATAGATCTATATg ATGAATATCAAAATCATGTTGCCACAAAAAATTTGACTTCACACAGATTACCGATTCTATGTATTGTCACAAGTTATGAAACTGCTTTCTCTGCTGAAACCAATGCGTTCACCAGGAGAGCCAAGGCAAACGTACTTTGTGCGCTGCCTGCAATAGATAAAGCAACAATGGGAAACGAATCTTCGACGAGTTACATATCTCGTCATATGTACAAAATTGCTCGCGAAATTGCTGGTCTAATCAGCAACGGCCTGTGGTTGAAGCCTGGGACGTCTGTCTACGAGGAATCTGACAGAATTAGTGATTTAGACATTGTCAATTTCAACTTGAACAGCCGTAATCCAACGCCGAATTCAGGTGGGATCATTCAAATGGCTGCAACTTTATCGTTTTCGACATGCAAGCCAGTTCACTATTATACAGAGATAAGCATTGCCGTACCAGTAAGATCGATTCCCATGCAGTTTCTTAACATAAGACAGAGCGAGAAGAACCATAATGAAGCACAAATAACAGGGTTTTGGATTGATATTTTTAAAGAAGCTATTGCAGTGATGTCAATCAATACCACTTATAAACTGGTTCCTTTCTACGGTTCTGATGATCAATTGTTTAAGGCACTTGCTCGCAGG ACTTTTGATGCAGCCATTGGCTTAGCAGTAATGACCAAAAAAGGATCTGAGCTCATAGAATTCTCATATCCATATTTCGGAGTAGGCCCGATGCTAGTGATGAAGGAAAAACCTGAACTGAACCAAGTTTTTTCATTCATGATGCCTTTCACCAACGAGATGTCGTGTACTTTGGCAGCTATGACGGTGTTCAATGCTTTTGTTATTTGGTTAGTTGAGTCTGGAGCTGGTCATGAATCTATCTTCTGGTTCCCTTTGGCGACCCTCTTCTATGGAGAGCATA GGGAATCACCGAGGAGCAACTTAACATATTTTCTGTTGGCCCCATGGTTGGTCCTGATCCTGGTTGTTTCTTCAACCTATACACAAAGCTTTACTTCCATGATAACAACAAGCTCAGACACCGAGTCATCATCTTGCTTAGATATAGAAGATCTCAAGAAAACAAATGCTATTGTGGGTTGTGATACGGAAGATTCAATTATGTTGCAGCATTTAGTGGAGTACATTGGGTTCCAGAGAGAGAACATCAAGCACATTCCTCAATCTTCAATCGATGATTATGCTAAAACTCTATCAACCGGAAAAATAAAGGCTGCATTCTTTTGGGAACCTTATTGGGGTCTTTTTCTCGCAAAATACTGCAAAGGTTTCAGATCTTGGGGCCCCGACTGTAATCTACGTGGTTCTTCAGTT ATTTTTCCAAGGGGTTCTCCTTTTGCTCCATATATGTCAGAGGCCATGGTGCGATTATATGGCAGTGGAAAATTCAAGCGAATGAAGGGTGATTTACTATCATTTCCAGAGTGTTCGAGTTCAACAATTGATGTCACCATGAAACGACGAATAGGACCTGGGCCCTTCTtaggtttatttattttatcaggCACGGCATCTGCAGTTGCAATATTGATCACGATTATTCGACCGATGAGAAGACGCTGGGAAAGGTTGGCTCAAGGAATGTTGATGGGTAAAGGACTTTGGGTATGGCTGACTACTCTGTTTTCTCGAGACCAAAGGGGAAATCAGCTCCAAGTTCAACTAGCAAGGATTACTTTCACGTCCCAAGCACAAATTACCAGCTCCTAG